The window CAAGTCGATCGGCGTGGGCCAGTACCAGCACGACGTCAACCAGCGCGAACTGGCGCGCGCACTGGACGCCGTGGTCGAGGACTGCGTGAACGCCGTGGGCGTGGATGTCAACACCGCTTCGGCGCCGCTGCTGGCGCGCGTCTCGGGCCTGAATACGGTGCTGGCGCGCAATATCGTCGACTACCGCGACGCCAACGGCGCCTTCGCCAACCGAGAGGCACTGAAGGCGGTGCCGCGCCTGGGCGACAAGACCTTCGAGCAGGCCGCGGGCTTCCTCCGCATCAACAACGGCGACAACCCGCTCGACCGCTCCTCGGTCCACCCGGAAGCCTATCCGGTGGTCAAGCGCATCCTCGACCATATCAAGAAGGACCTCTCCGCCGTGCTGGGCAACCGTGAAGCCCTGCGCGGCCTGTCGCCGGCCCAGTTCACCGACGACACCTTCGGCCTGCCGACGGTGCGCGACATCCTGGCCGAGATGGAGAAGCCCGGCCGCGATCCCCGCCCCGAGTTCAAGACCGCCACCTTCCAGGAAGGCGTCGAGGAGATCAAGGACCTGCAGCCCGGCATGGTGCTGGAAGGCGTGGTGACCAACGTGGCCGCCTTCGGTGCCTTCGTCGACATCGGCGTGCACCAGGATGGCCTGGTCCACATCTCCGCGCTCTCCTCCAAGTTCGTCAAGGATGCGCACGAGGTCGTCAAGGCCGGGCAGATCGTCAAGGTCAAGGTGATGGAAGTCGACGTCAAGCGCAACCGCATCGGCCTGTCGATGCGGCTGGACGATGAGCCCGGCCAGAGTTCACGTCCGGCCGGCGGCGGCGATCGCGGCAGCGAGCGCGGCGGCCAGCGCAGCGGCGGCAAGGGCTTCGGCGGTGGACGCCGCGAAGCGGAGCCGGCGGGCGCGATGGCAGCGGCTTTCGCCAAGCTCAAGCGCTGAAGACCCGGCACCGGCGCGGCGGCAGGCGGCAGGCGATAGGCGGTAGCCAGCCGCCGGCCGCACGCGCTGCCCGCTGGCGCCCGGCAAGGCAGGAAAAAGCCCCCGCATGCTCGCGCATGCGGGGGCTTTTTCCTGGGTGCAGCGGCCAGCCGGCCGCTCAGATCTCGACCTTGGTGCCCAGTTCCACGACCCGGTTGGCCGGGATCGAGAAGAAGTCCGACGGCTTGGCGCCGTTCTGGTGCATCCAGGCGAACAGGCTCTCGCGCCACATCGACATACCCGGCAGCTTGGACGGGATCACCGATTCGCGCGCGATGAAGAAGGAAGTCTCCATCAGCTCGAAGGCCATGCCCAGCTTGCGCTGCGCCAGGTCCAGCACCTTCTGCACATCGGGCGTCTCCTTGAAGCCGTATTCGGAGCGCAGGATGTAGATGCCACCGCCGAGGTCCTTGCACGCCAGGCGGCGGTCATCATCGACGTAGGGGATGTCACGCGTCACGAAAGTCAGGAAGACCACGCGCTCGTGCAGCACGCGGTTGTGCTTCAGGTTGTGCAGCAGCGAGACCGGCACATAGTCCGAATTGCCGGTCAGGAACACGGCGGTGCCTTCGACGCGGTGCGGCGGGTGCGCCAGCAGGCCGGCGATGAACGGTTCGAGCGGGATGCCGTCCTCCAGGCTGCGCGCGCGCAGCAGCTTGCGGCCGCTGTACCAGGTCATCAGCAGGAAGAAGGCCAGGCCGCCCAGCAGCAGCGGGAACCAGCCGCCCTCGGCCACCTTCAGCAGGTTGGCAGAGAAGAAGGCAAGATCCACCATCAGGAAACCGAGGCCGATCAGCATGACCAGCACCGGGTTCCACTTCCAGACATTGCGCATCACCACCACGGCGAGGAAGGTAGTGATGACCATGGTGGTGGTCACGGCGATGCCGTAGGCCGCGGCCAGGTTGTCCGATTTCTTGAAGGCGACCACCACGGCGATCACCAGCACCAGCAGGATCCAGTTGATCACCGGCAGGTAGATCTGGCCGATCTCCGCGTCCGAGGTATAGCGGATGCGCATGCGCGGCACGAAGCCGAGCTGGATGGCCTGGCTGGTCAGCGAGAAGGCGCCGGAGATGACCGCCTGCGAGGCGATCACCGTGGCCAGCGTGGCCAGCAGCACCATAGGCAGCTGCAGCATGTCCGGCACCATCAGGTAGAAGGGGTTCTCGATCGCCTTGGGGTTCTGCAGCAGCATCGCGCCCTGGCCGAAGTAGTTCAGCATCAGGCAGGGCATGACCAGCACGAACCAGCCGTAGCGGATCGGGCGGGCGCCGAAGTGGCCCATGTCGGCGTAGAGCGCCTCGGCCCCGGTCAGCACCAGGAAGACCGAGCCCAGCACCACGAAGGCCTGCAGCGAGTGCTCCATCAGGAAGCTGATCGCGTGGTGCGGACTGAGCGCCATCAGGATGCCCGGCGCGTGCATCAGGTGCAGCAGGCCCAGCGCACCGAGTGCGAGGAACCACACCACCATCACCGGGCCGAACAGTTTGCCGACCGTCGCGGTGCCGCTGCGCTGGATCAGGAACAGCGCACACAGGATCACCAGGGTGATGGGGATGACGAAATGCGACAGCCCCGGCGCCGCGATCTCCAGCCCTTCCACCGCTGACATCACGGAGATGGCCGGCGTGATCACCGCGTCGCCGTAGAACATGCAGGCGCCGAAGATGCCGAACATCATCAGCATCTTGGCCCGGCGCGAGCGTGGCGCGGCCGTGCGCAGCGCGAGCGCCATCAGGGCCAGCACGCCGCCTTCGCCGTCGTTGTCCGCGCGCATCACGAACAGCACGTATTTGAGCGAGACCACGATGATCATCGCCCAGAACAGCATCGAGATGATGCCGAGCACGGCCGCCTCGCTGAAGGGGATGCCGTGCTCCGCGCTGAAGCACTCCTTGAGCGAGTAGAGGGGGCTGGTGCCGATATCGCCGAAGACGACGCCGATTGCGCCGATCACCAGGGCACGCGTGCTCGGGCTTTCGACGTAATAGTGGCTGGTTGCGGATTGGGTCATGGATTGGGGTCAGCTTGGCCGGCTCGACCGCCCCGGACAGGACGGAAGGCCAGAGGCCGGATGCGGCTCGGCTCCGGTTCGCTATTGCATTGCACAAACGCGCGCCATTCTAGTGGAAGAGCCGGACTACGGCCACTGCGGGAGATACTGGCTGCGCCATCCGGTTTGGCAAGCATGCGAGGGAAGCGGCATACGGTCAACCCCCCGGGCGCCGGCGGCCGATCCGTGCGCGCAGCGTGTGGCGTTGCACGTCCGCCACACAAAGTGCACCAAGCCATACTCGACGGGCTCGACGGCCCTGCACTCAGTCGACGTGCAGGTCCATCTGCCTGGCCAGCTCGCCGAAGCGCGCGATATCGCGCTCGATCACGGCCTGGAACTCCTGCGGGGTGCTGGTGGTGACGTCATAGCCCAGGGCCTGCAGTTCGGCAGCCATTTCAGGCCGCCGCATCACTGCGGCGATGGCGCTGTTGAGGCGGCGCACGATGGCCGGCGGCGTCGCCGCCGGAGCCAGCACGCCGTGCCACTGGTTGAGCGCATACCCCGGCAGGCCCTGCTCCGCCACCGTCGGCACCCCGGGCAGCAACGGCGAGCGCTGCGGCGAGGTCACCGCGAGTGCGCGCAGCGTGCCGGCCTGGATGAACGGCAGCGCGCTGGATGCGGTGACGATGCCCAGCGGCACGTTGCCGGCCAGCACCGCCTGCAGGGCGGGACCGCAGCCTCGATACGGCACGTGCAGCCAGTCCGCCCCGGTGCGGCGCATCAGCATCCCGCCGGCCAGCTGCTGCGGCGTGCCGTTGCCGCAGGATGCGTAGGCCGGCGTCGCCGTGGCGCCCGGGCCGGTGGCACCGAGCCCCACGCGCCGCACCGCGCGCGCGTCGAGGGCCTGGCGCAGGCTCAGCCAGGGCGACGACACCGTCGTCACCAGCACCGACGGCACGTAGGCCACATTGATCACGCCGCGCAGGTCAGACTGTGGCGAAAAGCCGAGCTTGCGGTAGACGGCGGGATTGATGGCATAGCTGCTGTTGACCATCAGCAAGGTGTAGCCGTCGGGCCTGGCATGGGCCACCAGTTGTGCGCCGATGTTGCCGCTGGCGCCGGCGCGGTTCTCCACCACCACCGGCTGCCCCAGCTCCCCTTCCAGCCGTGCGGCGAGCTTGCGCGCCAGCAGGTCGGTGCCGCCGCCCGGCGGAAAGGTGACGACCAGCTCGATCGGACGGCCGGGATAGGGCGCGGCGCCTGCGCGCGGTGCCGCCACAGACGGTGCCGCCGCCAGCGCCACGACAATGGCGCCCGCTGCCACGAGAACGCCGCGCGCCGGCGAGCGGGCAGGAGTACTGCTGGCCGGGAATCGCAGCTTACTTATACTCATACTGAGCATTATCTGGGTAAACGAACAAGACGAATAACACGCCGCTTCGCCTGAGGCACGTCGCCCTGCCTGCATAGCACGGCATGTTGGCGGCCTCCCGCCAGCGGTCCCCGTCGGAGAGCATCACGATAATTATGCTAGCAATGAGCATAATTCACGTCAAGCCCGGGTTTTCCCACCGGCGGGCGGCCCGGGCGCGCAGGCCAGGCGGCCATGCCGTGCGGGGACGGTTGCCCCGCGTCACAGGAATCCATCGGCCCGGAACGCTAGCGGGCCAGCGGCAGCTTGCTACCGGCGATGGCCCGTTCCAGCAGCACGTCGCCGCGGAACTGGAACAGCTTGGCCGGCCGGCCGGCCGAACCCTGCGTCAGTTGGCCGGTCTCTTCCACCAGCGCCTGCTGCTCGATGAAGCGGCGGAAATTCTGCTTGTGCAGGCTGCGGCCCGCCACCGCCTCGAAGGCCTGCTGCAACTGCAGCAGCGTGAAGGTCGGCGGCATCAGTTCGAACACCACCGGGCGGTAGCGGATCTTGGCGCGCAGGCGTGCCATGGCGGTGGCCAGGATGCGGCGGTGATCGTGCAGCATCGCATCGCCGGGCACCAGCTCGCTCCCCTGCCCGGCGCTACGCTGCGCGGCCTCGGGCACCAGTCCGGCCTCGAACAGCAGTTCGTAGCGCTGCAGCACCATCTCCTCGTTCCAGGAGGCCTCGTCGGCCCCGAAGGTGAAATCGATGCGCTGCCGGCGGCGGCGCCGGGTGGCCGCGTCGTCTGCCAGCGCCGACCAGCGGTGCAGCGCGGGCAGGATCCGCCCGGCCACCACGGGAGGGGAGCCCTCGCGCCAGTCTTCCCATGGGAAATACCGGTACCAATCCTGCCAGCCGATGCCCTCCTCGCCGGCTTCGGCCGACTCGCGCGTGAGGCCGAGATAGCTCACCGAGATGACACGCTGGCCCTGCTGGTTGGCGCGGTCGCGATCCGCAAAGGTATAGAGCTGCTCGACGTAGCCCAGCGGATGATGGGTCTGCGTCTCCACCCAGGCGCGCAGCCCGGCCTGCAGCGAACGGTGCGAGGATTCGAACGGACCGGCCGGCAAGGCGTGGGCACCGTCGCGCGTCAGCACGCGGGGCTGGCCCTGGCTGACTGCGACCAGCACGGCGACCAGCTCGGCCGCGACCGCATCGGCGGAGGGCACGGGAGAACGGGAGTCGGCGGATGGCATGGCGTCGGAGAAAAGCCACATTGTAGAGGCTCGCCGCCCGGCAGCCACTCCTGCCGGGCCGCTCCGGCATGCCGCGGCCGCGCCCTCAGACGCCGAGATAGCGGTCCAGCCGTGCCGGCGCGGCGGCCAGCGCCGGCGCCGCCTCGTCGAGCACGACCTGCCCCTTCTCCAGCACGACGGCGCGGTCGGCATGCGCGAGCACCGCGCGGTAGTTGCGGTCGACCACCACGCAGGCGATGCCGGTCGCGCGGATGGTGGCGATGACCTGCCAGATCTCCCGCACGATGCGCGGCGCCAGCCCTTCGGTGGCCTCGTCCAGGACCAGGCACTCGGGATTGGTCATCAGCGCGCGGCCGATCGACAGCATCTGCTGCTCGCCCCCGGACAGCTCATGACCGCCGTTCGAGAGCCGCTCCTTGAGGCGCGGGAACAGGTCGAGCACGCGCGCCTCGTCCCAGTCGAAACGGCCGCTGCTGCCCTTGCCCGCCGCCATGATCAGGTTTTCCCGCACCGACAGGTTGGGGAATACGCCCCGCCCTTCCGGCACGTAGGCCACGCCCAGGCGGGCCACTTCGTGCGGCCGCGCGCGCGAGACATCGCGCCCGGCCACCACGATCTCGCCGCGGCGCTGGCGCACATGGCCCAGCAGCGTGCGCAACAGCGTGCTCTTGCCCATGCCGTTGCGGCCCAGCAGCCCGACCGTCTCGCCGCGCGCCACGCGGAAATCGATGCCGCGCAGCACGTGGCTGCTGCCGTACCATGCCTCGACGCCCGCAGCGCGCAGCATCGGCTCTCCGGAGGTCGGTTTCATGCCGCGTGCTCCTGCTCGCTCTGGGCGCCGGCATCGCCTGCGCGGTGCTCACCGTGCTCACCCTCAGCCATATCGTCCTCCCCCAGGTAGGCGAGTTGCACTTCGCGATTGACGCGGATCGCCGCGGGGCTGTCCGAGGCGATCACCGTGCCATTGACCATCACCGTGATACGGTCGGCCACGGCGAATACCGCCTCCATATCGTGCTCCACCAGCAGCACGGCATGGCCGTCGCGCAGGCCGTGCAGCAAGTCGAGCATGCGCGCCGACTCCTCCGGCCCCATGCCCGCCAGCGGCTCATCGAGCAGCAGCACCTGGGGCTGCGTCGCCAGGCACATCGCGACTTCGAGCTGGCGCTTCTGCCCGTGCGACAGCGCACTGGCCACGACCCCGGCCACGCCGGACAGACCGGCACGCTCGAGCGCCTCGTCGGCCAGGGCGCGGCTGAGGCGGCAGCCCTGCGCGCCCTCCCATAGCCGCCAGGCCCGCTGCGCGCGCGCCTGTGCGGCCAGCCGGCAGTTCTCGCGCACGCTCAGCGGCAGGAAGATATTGTTGCGCTGGTAGCTGCGGCCCACGCCATGGCGCGCCAGGCGCGGCTGCGCCCAGCCGGTGACGTCCTGCCCCTGCAGGCGCAGCCGCCCGCCCGACGGCGCCAGCTCGCCCGACAGCATATTGATCAACGTGGACTTGCCGGCGCCATTGGTACCGATCACCGCATGCACCTGCCCCAGTTCCAGCGACAGGTTCACCGCGGATACGGCCAGCAGGCCGCCGAAGCGGCGGCTCAAGCCTTCGGCCTGCAACACGGGCGTGCTCATGGGCGTGCTCATGCTGCCTCCCCCGCGCCAGGGCTGGCGCCGCGCTGCGGCGACGGCGGCGACCGCCGCCGCAGCCGCGGACCGAGGCTGCCGCCCAGCCCGACCAGCCCGCGCGGCAGCAACGCCACGGCCAGGATGATGAAGCCGCCCATCAGCAACTGCCAGTGCCGGGTCAGGCCGCTGAACCACTCGGCCAGCAGCACGAAGGAGAAGGCGCCCAGCACCGCGCCGGCGAGGCTGCCTACGCCGCCCAGGATGACCATCAGCATGACGTTGCCAGACTGGTGCCAGGAGGCGATCTCCGGATTCACGAAGCCGAACTGGATGGCGTAGAGGTAGCCGGCCAGCCCGGCCAGCGTGCCGCCGGCGACGAAGGCGCCGAGCTGGTAGCGGTAGCTCGCATAGCCGGCCGCCCGCATGCGCTGCTCGTTGTGGCGGATGCCGACCAGGGCGTGGCCGAAACGCGAGCGCAGCAATTGCGCCAGCATCGCCACCGTCGCCGCCAGCGCGGCGAGCACCAGCCAATAGAAGGCGGCCGCCCCATCGACATTCAAGACCCGGCCGCCGGGCAGGCCGAATTCGGGCCGGAAGTAGATATAGGTGCCATCGCTGCCGCCGGCCAGCTTGGTGTCGTGGAAGACGAAATAGACCATCTGGGCGAAGGCCAGCGTGACCATGATGAAGTAGATGCCGCGCGTGCGCAGCACCAGCATGCCGACGAGCAACGCCAGCATGGCCGCGGCGGCCATCGCCGCAGCCATCAGCAGCCAGCCGTTGCCCGGGCCGGACTGCGGCGCCAGCATCGCCGTGGCGTACGCGGCGGCGGCGAAGTAGGCGGCATGGCCCAGGCTGACCAGCCCCGTATAGCCGATCAGCAGCTGCAGCGACAGCGCGAAGATGGCCATGATCATCACCTTGCTCAGCAGCTCGATGTAGAACTTGCCCGCATCGCCGTCCAGCAGCGGCGGCAGCCAGGCCAGCGCACCCAGCGCCACCAGCCACGCCAGCACGGCCGGCCAGGCGGGACGCTCGCCCCGCCCTTCCCTCATTGCTCCTGCCAACATCCTCGCCTCCTCATGCTGCGCGGCCGCACCTGCGGCCGCCCGAGCCATCCGCCCGCGTCACCATCTATCCAGCCCGCCTTGAACAACCCTCCATGTTCAGCCCGCCTTGAACAGGCCCTGGGGCTTCCACAACAGGATCACCGCCATCAGCAGGTAGATCAGCACGCCGGCCGCCTCCTGCCAGAAGACCTTGCCGAAGGTATCGACGAAGCCCAGCAGCAGCGCCGCCACCAGGGCGCCCTTGACCGAGCCGATGCCGCCGATCACCACCACCACGAAGCATACGATCAGCACCTGCGCGCCCATGCCCGGATAGACCGAGGAAACCGGCGCCGCGATCATGCCCGCCAGCACCGCGAGCGCCACGCCCAGCGCGAACACCAGGCGGTACAGCAAGGTGATGTTGATGCCCAGCGACTGCACCATTTCGCGGTTGCTGGCACCGGCACGGATCCTCATGCCCAGCCGCGTGCGGCGGATCACCAGGTACATCGCCGCGGCGACCAGCAGGCACACCGCCGAGATGAAGAGCCGGTAGACCGGGTAGGTCATCTCGTTGCCGATCGGCAGCGCCCCGTCGAGGATGGCTGGCACCGGTACGCCATGCACGTCGTCGCCGGCGAGGATGCTGCGCAATTCCTCGAACACCAGGATCAGGCCGTAGGTCATCAGCACCTGCTGCAGGTGGTCGCGTTCGTAGAGATAGCTGAAGAACAGCCACTCCAGTACATAGCCGAAAGCCACCGCCAGTGCGATGCCCAGCGGGATGGCCACGAACAGGCTGCCGGTCAGGCTGGCCAGCGTGAAGGCCAGATAGGCGCCGAGCATGTAGAAGCTGCCGTGGGCGAGATTGATCACGCCCATGATGCCGAAGATCAGCGTCAGGCCGCTCGCCACCAGGAACAGCAGCAGGCCGTACTGCACGCTGTTCAGGCATTGGATGAGAAAGGAAACGATGTCCATGCGCCGTACCCCGGGAGCCGGTTCAAGGAAAAGGCCGCGCCCCGCGCGCGCACGGATGCCCATGCGCGCGCAGTGTCGCACCGCGCGGCCGCGACGAGACCCGCCGGCTCAGAGCCGGCAGCCGCGCCCCGGGTCGGCCAGGGACTTGACGGCCACGCCGCTGACCTTGTTTTCGCGGCCGTCCACTTTGCGCAGGTAGAAGTCCTGCACGGGGTTGTGCGCCTTCGACAAGGTGAAGGCGCCGCGCGGGCTGTCGATGCGCGCGGCCTCGATGGCCTTGTAGAGTTCCGCCTTGCGGCTCATGTCGCCCTTGACCGCGCCGGTGCCGGCCGACAGCATCTGCGCGGCGTCATAGCCCTGCACGGCGTAGACGTCGGGCTGCAGCTTGAAGGTCTTGGCATACGCCAGCCGGAAGGTCTTGTCGCGCGCGCTGCCGAGACCATCCGCATAGTGCAGCGTGGTCTCCAGGCCCTGGGCCGCGGCGCCCTGTGCTTCGAGCGTGCCGTCGGTCAGGAAGCCGGAAGCGTACAGCGGGATCTTGTCCTTCAGCCCGGCCGCGGCCCAGTCCTTGACGAACTTGACGGCGCCGCCTCCGGCGAAGAAGACGAACACCGCATCGGGCTTGAGGGCCGCCACCTCGGTGATCAGCGCCTGGAACTCGACGTTGGGGAACGGCAGGCTCATCTCCTTGACGACCTTGCCGCCCTTGGACTCGAAGGCTTCCTTGAAGCCCTTGACCGACTGCTCGCCGGCCGCGTACTTCCACGTCAGCGTGACCACCTTCTTCAGGCCGCGCTCGGCCAGCACGTGGCCCATCGCATAACCGGGCTGCCAGTTGGAAAACGAGGAGCGGAAGATGTTGGCGCCGCACAGCGGGCCGGTGGCCTCGTCCACCCCGGCATTGGGGATGATCAGCAGCGTGTTGTTTTCCTTGGCCACCTTGACCAGGCCCATCTGCACGCCGGAGTGCACGGTGCCGACCACCACGTCGACCTGGTCGCGCTTGATCAGCTTGGCGGCGTTTTCCGGAGCCTTGGCCGGGTCCGACTCGTCGTCGACCTTGAAGTATTCGATCTCGCGCCCGCCCAGCTTGCCGCCCTGCTCCTGCACGTACAGCTTGAAGCCATTCTCGATGGCATTGCCGAGCGCGGCGTAGGTGCCGGTATAGGGCAGCATGAAGCCGACTTTGATCTTGCCGCCGGCGGCGGTCTGGGCGCTGGCGCCCCCGCCGATGGCCAGGGCCGCAGCCGCGGCCAGGCAGGCAGGCGCGAGCCTGCGCAATGCATTGCGATGCATGGTTCCGTCTCCTCCTGATACCCGGCCGTTCCGGGTGAACTTCGTCGTCGCCTGTCCGGCGGTGCGTGGCCACGAGGCATGCCCCGGCCGATCGCAACGGATCGGGCGGAGCCAGCCTGGCCAGCGCCCCGGTGGACTGGCGCGCAAATTATTTTAGGCTTGAAGTTTCTGCGTTTATATATGCGGATACGGCTGCCGTCAACTGCTCGGGCTGGTCACGATGGGGCGAGTGGCCGCACCGCGGCAGTTTAAGCAGGACCGTCTGCGACGCGTGCTGGTGGATACCCTCGATCTGCGCCATGGTGCCGTATTCGTCGTCCTCGCCCTGCACGGCCAGCACCGGGCATCGCAGCCCGGACAGCAGCGGCCGGAGGTCCCAGGCGCGGAATGCCGGATCCAGCCAGATATCGTTCCAGCCCCAGAACGCCGAGTCGGCATCGTCGTGGTGGCGTGCCAGCTTGTCGCGCAGGTCGGTTTCCAGATAGGCCCGCCTGGCCTGCTCGATGCTGCGCACCGACAGGTCCTCGACGAGGATGTGCGGCGCCACCACCACCACGCCCTCCACAGCCGGCGCGAAGCTGGCCGCGTAGATCAGTGCGATCGAGCCGCCGTCGCTGTGTCCGAACAACCACGGGCGGCCGTGTGCGCGCCCGGGGCCGATGTCGAGCACGTCGAACAGCGCCGGCAGCGCCTCTCGTGCCTGCCGGTGCATGAAATCGACACCCCACTTCTCTTCGTGCGGGCGCGGCGTCGAGCGCCCGTAACCGTAGCGCGAGATCACCAGGCCGCGAAAGTCGCCCGCCTCGCAAAGGCGGCGCGGATAGTTGCGCCACAGGCTGACCGATCCCAGGCCTTCATGCAGGAACACCAGCAGTGGCCGCCCGGCCCGCTCCGGCCGCAGCCACTGCGTCTCGATGCGGATGGGGCGCCCGTCGAAGCGGATCTCCGCCCACTGCGG of the Cupriavidus malaysiensis genome contains:
- a CDS encoding potassium transporter Kup, giving the protein MTQSATSHYYVESPSTRALVIGAIGVVFGDIGTSPLYSLKECFSAEHGIPFSEAAVLGIISMLFWAMIIVVSLKYVLFVMRADNDGEGGVLALMALALRTAAPRSRRAKMLMMFGIFGACMFYGDAVITPAISVMSAVEGLEIAAPGLSHFVIPITLVILCALFLIQRSGTATVGKLFGPVMVVWFLALGALGLLHLMHAPGILMALSPHHAISFLMEHSLQAFVVLGSVFLVLTGAEALYADMGHFGARPIRYGWFVLVMPCLMLNYFGQGAMLLQNPKAIENPFYLMVPDMLQLPMVLLATLATVIASQAVISGAFSLTSQAIQLGFVPRMRIRYTSDAEIGQIYLPVINWILLVLVIAVVVAFKKSDNLAAAYGIAVTTTMVITTFLAVVVMRNVWKWNPVLVMLIGLGFLMVDLAFFSANLLKVAEGGWFPLLLGGLAFFLLMTWYSGRKLLRARSLEDGIPLEPFIAGLLAHPPHRVEGTAVFLTGNSDYVPVSLLHNLKHNRVLHERVVFLTFVTRDIPYVDDDRRLACKDLGGGIYILRSEYGFKETPDVQKVLDLAQRKLGMAFELMETSFFIARESVIPSKLPGMSMWRESLFAWMHQNGAKPSDFFSIPANRVVELGTKVEI
- a CDS encoding tripartite tricarboxylate transporter substrate binding protein gives rise to the protein MSISKLRFPASSTPARSPARGVLVAAGAIVVALAAAPSVAAPRAGAAPYPGRPIELVVTFPPGGGTDLLARKLAARLEGELGQPVVVENRAGASGNIGAQLVAHARPDGYTLLMVNSSYAINPAVYRKLGFSPQSDLRGVINVAYVPSVLVTTVSSPWLSLRQALDARAVRRVGLGATGPGATATPAYASCGNGTPQQLAGGMLMRRTGADWLHVPYRGCGPALQAVLAGNVPLGIVTASSALPFIQAGTLRALAVTSPQRSPLLPGVPTVAEQGLPGYALNQWHGVLAPAATPPAIVRRLNSAIAAVMRRPEMAAELQALGYDVTTSTPQEFQAVIERDIARFGELARQMDLHVD
- a CDS encoding NUDIX hydrolase, which produces MPSADSRSPVPSADAVAAELVAVLVAVSQGQPRVLTRDGAHALPAGPFESSHRSLQAGLRAWVETQTHHPLGYVEQLYTFADRDRANQQGQRVISVSYLGLTRESAEAGEEGIGWQDWYRYFPWEDWREGSPPVVAGRILPALHRWSALADDAATRRRRRQRIDFTFGADEASWNEEMVLQRYELLFEAGLVPEAAQRSAGQGSELVPGDAMLHDHRRILATAMARLRAKIRYRPVVFELMPPTFTLLQLQQAFEAVAGRSLHKQNFRRFIEQQALVEETGQLTQGSAGRPAKLFQFRGDVLLERAIAGSKLPLAR
- a CDS encoding ABC transporter ATP-binding protein produces the protein MKPTSGEPMLRAAGVEAWYGSSHVLRGIDFRVARGETVGLLGRNGMGKSTLLRTLLGHVRQRRGEIVVAGRDVSRARPHEVARLGVAYVPEGRGVFPNLSVRENLIMAAGKGSSGRFDWDEARVLDLFPRLKERLSNGGHELSGGEQQMLSIGRALMTNPECLVLDEATEGLAPRIVREIWQVIATIRATGIACVVVDRNYRAVLAHADRAVVLEKGQVVLDEAAPALAAAPARLDRYLGV
- a CDS encoding ABC transporter ATP-binding protein → MSTPVLQAEGLSRRFGGLLAVSAVNLSLELGQVHAVIGTNGAGKSTLINMLSGELAPSGGRLRLQGQDVTGWAQPRLARHGVGRSYQRNNIFLPLSVRENCRLAAQARAQRAWRLWEGAQGCRLSRALADEALERAGLSGVAGVVASALSHGQKRQLEVAMCLATQPQVLLLDEPLAGMGPEESARMLDLLHGLRDGHAVLLVEHDMEAVFAVADRITVMVNGTVIASDSPAAIRVNREVQLAYLGEDDMAEGEHGEHRAGDAGAQSEQEHAA
- a CDS encoding branched-chain amino acid ABC transporter permease; this translates as MLAGAMREGRGERPAWPAVLAWLVALGALAWLPPLLDGDAGKFYIELLSKVMIMAIFALSLQLLIGYTGLVSLGHAAYFAAAAYATAMLAPQSGPGNGWLLMAAAMAAAAMLALLVGMLVLRTRGIYFIMVTLAFAQMVYFVFHDTKLAGGSDGTYIYFRPEFGLPGGRVLNVDGAAAFYWLVLAALAATVAMLAQLLRSRFGHALVGIRHNEQRMRAAGYASYRYQLGAFVAGGTLAGLAGYLYAIQFGFVNPEIASWHQSGNVMLMVILGGVGSLAGAVLGAFSFVLLAEWFSGLTRHWQLLMGGFIILAVALLPRGLVGLGGSLGPRLRRRSPPSPQRGASPGAGEAA
- a CDS encoding branched-chain amino acid ABC transporter permease, which gives rise to MDIVSFLIQCLNSVQYGLLLFLVASGLTLIFGIMGVINLAHGSFYMLGAYLAFTLASLTGSLFVAIPLGIALAVAFGYVLEWLFFSYLYERDHLQQVLMTYGLILVFEELRSILAGDDVHGVPVPAILDGALPIGNEMTYPVYRLFISAVCLLVAAAMYLVIRRTRLGMRIRAGASNREMVQSLGINITLLYRLVFALGVALAVLAGMIAAPVSSVYPGMGAQVLIVCFVVVVIGGIGSVKGALVAALLLGFVDTFGKVFWQEAAGVLIYLLMAVILLWKPQGLFKAG
- a CDS encoding ABC transporter substrate-binding protein gives rise to the protein MHRNALRRLAPACLAAAAALAIGGGASAQTAAGGKIKVGFMLPYTGTYAALGNAIENGFKLYVQEQGGKLGGREIEYFKVDDESDPAKAPENAAKLIKRDQVDVVVGTVHSGVQMGLVKVAKENNTLLIIPNAGVDEATGPLCGANIFRSSFSNWQPGYAMGHVLAERGLKKVVTLTWKYAAGEQSVKGFKEAFESKGGKVVKEMSLPFPNVEFQALITEVAALKPDAVFVFFAGGGAVKFVKDWAAAGLKDKIPLYASGFLTDGTLEAQGAAAQGLETTLHYADGLGSARDKTFRLAYAKTFKLQPDVYAVQGYDAAQMLSAGTGAVKGDMSRKAELYKAIEAARIDSPRGAFTLSKAHNPVQDFYLRKVDGRENKVSGVAVKSLADPGRGCRL
- a CDS encoding alpha/beta fold hydrolase — encoded protein: MRFDGRPIRIETQWLRPERAGRPLLVFLHEGLGSVSLWRNYPRRLCEAGDFRGLVISRYGYGRSTPRPHEEKWGVDFMHRQAREALPALFDVLDIGPGRAHGRPWLFGHSDGGSIALIYAASFAPAVEGVVVVAPHILVEDLSVRSIEQARRAYLETDLRDKLARHHDDADSAFWGWNDIWLDPAFRAWDLRPLLSGLRCPVLAVQGEDDEYGTMAQIEGIHQHASQTVLLKLPRCGHSPHRDQPEQLTAAVSAYINAETSSLK